One genomic window of Campylobacter fetus subsp. fetus includes the following:
- a CDS encoding ABC transporter ATP-binding protein, protein MNGVKDVFKRFIPYFKDYIPQFALAIIGMIMASVGTAVSAYLVKPVLDKIFVEKNESLLYLLPYAIIAIYFLKSLGTYLQAYFTAYIGQDMVKRFRQKLLDNLLILDMSFFNKFRTGELISRNTSDIERIRSIVSYMIPELTREFITIIGLLVVVIYQSPTLAVFALVIFPIAIYPLSRLAKKMKKISRKSQEKTSDISSVLSEIFSNIEIVKANNAENKELKRFDEHNEKFFRLNLKSVKVNELVSPMMETLGSIGVAVVIIIGGKQVIDGTITVGSFFSFLTALFMLYTPIKRISSLYNKMQDAVAASERTFELLDRSASIIGGNLEFPKTVNSITLQDIHFSYNDKKVLKGISLKVNKGQMIAIVGSSGGGKTSLINLLMRFYDANSGSILINENDICEFSLKSLRQNIGLVTQRVYIFNESVAANVAYSGEIDEKKVVCALKTANAYNFVDKLDNGIYTILDEFGANLSGGQRQRIAIARALYKNPQILIFDEATSALDNESEKEITNAIETLSKDKIIFVIAHRLSTVKNADKIAVLDNGKIVGFGDDKTLENECEVYKKLKLGSLS, encoded by the coding sequence ATGAACGGAGTAAAAGATGTATTTAAACGGTTCATTCCGTATTTTAAAGACTATATACCGCAATTTGCGTTAGCCATAATAGGAATGATCATGGCAAGCGTGGGCACTGCGGTTTCGGCATATTTAGTAAAGCCTGTTTTAGATAAAATTTTTGTAGAAAAAAACGAAAGTCTGTTATATCTGCTTCCTTATGCTATTATTGCTATTTATTTTTTAAAGAGCCTTGGAACATATCTTCAAGCATACTTTACAGCATATATCGGCCAAGATATGGTAAAAAGATTTAGACAAAAACTCCTTGATAATCTGCTAATTCTCGATATGAGCTTTTTTAATAAATTTAGAACAGGCGAGCTAATAAGCAGAAACACAAGCGACATAGAACGCATAAGAAGCATAGTATCATATATGATACCTGAGCTTACAAGAGAGTTTATAACGATCATCGGGCTGCTAGTAGTAGTTATTTACCAAAGCCCTACTTTGGCTGTTTTTGCTCTTGTTATATTTCCTATAGCCATCTATCCCTTATCTAGACTTGCAAAAAAAATGAAAAAAATATCACGCAAATCTCAAGAAAAAACAAGCGACATAAGTTCAGTTCTAAGTGAAATTTTTTCAAATATCGAAATAGTAAAAGCAAATAATGCAGAAAATAAAGAGTTAAAAAGATTTGATGAACATAACGAGAAGTTTTTTAGGTTAAATTTAAAAAGCGTAAAAGTAAACGAGTTGGTGAGTCCAATGATGGAAACATTAGGCTCTATAGGAGTTGCTGTAGTCATAATCATCGGCGGCAAACAAGTTATAGACGGAACTATAACAGTAGGAAGTTTTTTCTCGTTTTTAACTGCGCTTTTTATGCTTTATACACCGATAAAACGTATATCAAGTCTATATAATAAAATGCAAGATGCAGTAGCGGCTAGTGAAAGAACATTTGAGCTTCTTGATAGAAGCGCTAGCATTATAGGTGGAAATTTAGAGTTTCCTAAAACGGTAAATTCTATAACATTACAAGATATACACTTTAGTTATAACGATAAAAAAGTGCTAAAAGGAATAAGTTTAAAAGTAAATAAAGGTCAAATGATAGCGATTGTAGGTAGCAGCGGAGGCGGTAAAACTTCACTTATAAATTTATTAATGCGATTTTACGATGCAAACAGCGGTAGCATTCTCATAAATGAAAACGATATTTGCGAGTTTAGCTTAAAAAGTCTCAGACAAAACATAGGTTTAGTAACTCAAAGAGTTTATATATTCAATGAGAGCGTCGCTGCAAATGTAGCTTATAGCGGTGAAATTGATGAGAAAAAAGTAGTTTGCGCTCTTAAAACGGCAAATGCTTATAACTTTGTAGATAAATTAGACAACGGAATTTACACTATCTTAGATGAATTCGGAGCAAATTTAAGCGGCGGTCAAAGACAAAGAATAGCAATAGCAAGAGCTTTGTATAAAAATCCGCAAATTTTAATATTTGATGAAGCTACGAGCGCTTTAGATAATGAAAGCGAAAAAGAGATAACAAATGCCATAGAAACACTTAGCAAAGATAAAATAATATTTGTAATAGCACATAGATTAAGCACGGTAAAAAATGCCGAT
- the cysS gene encoding cysteine--tRNA ligase codes for MIIYDSILKQKVEFKPIREDEANIYVCGPTVYDDAHLGHAKSSISFDLLRRTLKSLGYKVKFIKNFTDIDDKILKKMSQTGKSLEDITNHYISRYKADMYALNVADADIEPKATTSLTSIINYIKTLFENGWAYKIDDGIYFDTSKDDKYLSLSGRKDENLIARVASKDEKKDEKDFVLWKFDENWYDSPFGRGRPGWHSECVAMIKDHFCGSCEFEIDIHAGGADLLFPHHENEAAQCRCAYNKNLAKYWMHNGFVQVNNEKMSKSLGNSFFIKDALELVPGEALRFYLMSSHYRANFNYDIDDLKSSKKRLDKIYRLKKRLIGVKASKTDAKFKKDILDAMSDDLNISVALAILDEMVNNANAKLDNEPKNRDFKQILVSNLEFVKELLGILYIDEFKWFQWGVDDSLKQEISVLIDQRNMAKKDKNFILADQIRDKLTNMDISIMDTPNGTMWEKV; via the coding sequence ATGATTATTTACGATAGCATTTTAAAACAAAAGGTTGAATTTAAACCGATTAGAGAAGATGAAGCAAATATATATGTCTGCGGGCCTACGGTATATGATGACGCTCACTTAGGTCACGCAAAAAGCAGCATAAGCTTTGATCTACTTCGCCGCACCTTAAAATCTCTTGGATATAAAGTTAAATTTATAAAAAATTTCACGGATATAGATGATAAAATACTAAAAAAAATGAGCCAAACCGGTAAAAGTTTAGAGGATATAACAAATCATTATATAAGCAGATACAAAGCCGATATGTACGCTCTAAACGTCGCAGATGCGGATATAGAGCCAAAAGCTACTACAAGTTTAACTTCTATTATAAATTATATAAAAACTTTATTTGAAAATGGCTGGGCGTATAAAATAGATGACGGCATCTACTTTGATACTAGTAAAGACGATAAATACCTTAGCTTAAGCGGTAGAAAAGACGAAAATTTAATAGCAAGAGTAGCCTCAAAAGATGAAAAAAAAGATGAAAAGGATTTTGTATTATGGAAATTTGATGAAAATTGGTATGATAGTCCATTTGGACGTGGAAGACCGGGCTGGCACAGCGAATGTGTAGCGATGATAAAAGACCATTTTTGTGGAAGCTGTGAGTTTGAAATAGATATCCACGCCGGAGGTGCAGATCTACTTTTTCCGCATCATGAAAACGAGGCCGCTCAGTGCAGATGCGCTTATAATAAAAATCTCGCTAAATACTGGATGCATAACGGTTTTGTGCAAGTAAATAATGAAAAAATGAGCAAAAGCCTCGGAAATTCATTTTTTATAAAAGATGCGCTTGAGCTAGTTCCTGGCGAAGCTTTGCGGTTTTATCTGATGAGCAGTCATTACAGAGCAAATTTCAACTACGATATAGATGATCTAAAATCCAGCAAAAAAAGACTTGATAAAATTTACCGTCTAAAAAAAAGATTGATAGGAGTTAAAGCCAGTAAGACAGATGCTAAATTTAAAAAAGATATTTTAGATGCTATGAGCGATGATTTGAATATCTCGGTGGCTCTTGCGATACTTGATGAAATGGTAAATAACGCAAACGCAAAACTAGATAACGAGCCTAAAAACAGAGATTTTAAACAGATTTTGGTTTCTAATTTGGAATTTGTAAAAGAGCTTCTTGGAATACTATATATCGATGAGTTCAAATGGTTTCAATGGGGTGTAGATGATAGTTTAAAACAAGAAATTTCAGTTCTCATAGATCAAAGAAATATGGCAAAAAAAGATAAAAACTTTATACTTGCCGATCAGATAAGAGATAAATTAACAAATATGGATATATCTATAATGGATACTCCAAACGGCACAATGTGGGAGAAAGTATGA
- the murJ gene encoding murein biosynthesis integral membrane protein MurJ, giving the protein MLKYFFTNSFGILVSRVLGLIRDLMTANALGASVWSDIFFVAFKLPNLFRRLFGEGAFTQAFLPNFVKVSNKGLFLAEILLKFSSTMLVLTLGVMIFAPFVTKILAYGFDENSINLAVPLVRINFWYLICIFIVTLFASVLQYKNHFSTTAFSTALLNLSMITALLLANNLPQSDIVYYLSWGVVAGGILQVITHIIALKKLNLIKLLNLGIFKFIKGKRASSKGFWANFSQGVVGSSANQLSDFISTFIASFLMAGSISYLYYANRIFQLPLALFAIALSTAIFPKISKQIKANSTKNAHDLLAKSFHILFFLLIFSTIGGIVLAREIIWLLFQRGEFNANNTIEAAKVLQMYMLGLIPFGLYKLFSLWLYANMKQKIAAKISIYSLILNVILSLILFKPLGTMGLALAGSASGLFLLVYVIFIFGFKNFLDIILSKKTLITIFSGIVFTFFIIYFKEFIYDYLR; this is encoded by the coding sequence ATGCTAAAATACTTTTTTACAAATAGCTTTGGAATTTTGGTTTCTCGTGTTCTTGGGCTTATAAGAGATCTAATGACTGCAAATGCACTTGGAGCAAGTGTCTGGAGCGATATATTTTTTGTCGCTTTTAAACTTCCGAATCTATTTAGACGACTTTTTGGAGAAGGAGCTTTTACTCAAGCATTTTTGCCTAATTTCGTAAAAGTATCTAATAAAGGTCTATTTTTAGCAGAGATTCTTTTAAAATTTAGCTCAACTATGCTTGTTCTTACGCTAGGAGTTATGATTTTTGCACCGTTTGTAACAAAAATTTTAGCTTACGGGTTTGATGAAAATAGTATAAATTTAGCTGTTCCTCTTGTAAGAATTAACTTTTGGTATCTGATTTGTATATTTATAGTTACGTTATTTGCATCTGTTTTACAGTATAAAAACCACTTTAGCACTACAGCTTTTAGTACTGCACTTCTAAATTTATCGATGATAACTGCTCTGCTTCTAGCAAATAATTTACCTCAAAGCGACATAGTATATTATCTCAGTTGGGGAGTTGTGGCGGGAGGTATTTTGCAAGTGATAACTCATATTATAGCTTTAAAAAAACTGAATTTGATAAAATTATTAAATCTTGGAATATTTAAATTCATAAAAGGAAAAAGAGCTTCCAGCAAAGGATTTTGGGCAAATTTTTCTCAAGGAGTAGTAGGCAGCAGCGCAAACCAACTAAGCGATTTTATAAGCACGTTTATAGCTAGCTTCTTAATGGCTGGGAGCATCAGTTATCTTTACTATGCAAACCGAATTTTTCAGCTTCCTCTTGCGCTTTTTGCAATTGCATTATCAACTGCGATATTTCCAAAAATTTCAAAACAGATCAAAGCAAATAGCACTAAAAATGCTCATGACTTATTAGCAAAAAGCTTTCATATACTATTTTTCTTACTTATATTTTCTACTATTGGCGGAATAGTTTTAGCTAGAGAAATTATCTGGCTACTTTTTCAAAGAGGCGAGTTCAATGCAAACAATACGATAGAAGCCGCAAAAGTCCTACAAATGTATATGTTAGGGCTTATACCTTTTGGGCTTTATAAACTATTTTCACTCTGGTTATATGCGAACATGAAACAAAAAATAGCCGCAAAAATTTCAATTTATTCGCTTATTTTAAACGTAATATTAAGCTTAATTTTATTTAAACCGCTTGGCACAATGGGATTAGCGCTTGCCGGGTCTGCTTCTGGATTATTCTTGCTAGTTTATGTTATTTTCATTTTTGGATTTAAAAACTTTTTAGATATAATCCTTAGTAAAAAAACTCTTATAACTATTTTTAGCGGTATAGTTTTTACTTTTTTTATCATATATTTTAAGGAATTTATTTATGATTATTTACGATAG
- a CDS encoding DEAD/DEAH box helicase, translated as MLFSDFDLSSAILEALKELNYDAPTQIQQVAIPAIMQGKDILAGARTGTGKTAAFALPILEKLSSKERNKKRPQTRVLVLVPTRELANQVTQNIKSYAKKLPFKTLPVFGGVSSYPQIQALKSGIDIVVATPGRLLDLALQNALSLEHIDTLVFDEADRMFDMGFIHDIKQIVKMLPEKRQNLLFSATYPSEVMSLCNSMLKDPLRIQIEEQNSTALNIIQRVILVDRDKKMELLNEVFGVESIDQALVFTRTKRSADKCSSYLHTLGFSVAALHGDKSQSVRSKTLEKFKNGKTKILVATDIAARGLDIKELPFVINLELPNVPEDYVHRIGRTGRAGNDGVAISLVCVDEFKFLIDIEKLIDKKLIRESFSGFEADLRVKPQPIRRGQNMNKSSERDDRNGNKIDKKERKPREFNSDKKDESKRGRNRDDFKGEFRDRPKKDGDFKRKFKKDESKREYRRDGVKSEFSKDKKEFSKNSRAKDSNSSFDGEAKREFKFKKDDKKFGEKKKSFGDKKSFDDKDKKFSGEKKFSSDKKPRSSDKSSDEKYSGNKFSPKKKFGSDKPDRGDKFTKDAPKPRASSRPRKPQSDKKSTTK; from the coding sequence ATGTTATTTTCAGATTTCGATCTCAGCTCTGCTATATTAGAAGCATTAAAAGAGCTAAATTACGACGCTCCTACGCAGATCCAACAAGTCGCGATACCTGCTATAATGCAAGGAAAAGATATCTTAGCAGGAGCTAGGACAGGCACGGGAAAAACTGCTGCATTTGCGCTACCTATATTAGAAAAATTATCGTCAAAAGAACGCAACAAAAAGCGTCCTCAAACTCGTGTTTTAGTGCTTGTTCCTACAAGAGAACTTGCAAATCAAGTCACGCAAAACATCAAATCTTACGCGAAAAAGTTACCGTTTAAAACTTTGCCAGTATTTGGCGGAGTTAGCTCTTACCCACAAATTCAAGCTTTAAAAAGTGGTATAGATATCGTGGTGGCGACTCCTGGCAGACTTTTGGATCTTGCTTTGCAAAATGCTTTAAGCTTAGAGCATATCGATACGCTAGTATTTGACGAGGCTGATCGTATGTTTGATATGGGATTTATCCACGATATCAAACAAATAGTAAAAATGCTTCCTGAAAAAAGACAAAATTTACTATTTTCCGCGACGTATCCAAGTGAGGTTATGTCGCTTTGTAATTCTATGCTAAAAGATCCTTTGCGTATCCAAATAGAAGAGCAAAACAGCACTGCTTTAAATATCATACAACGCGTGATTTTAGTAGATCGAGATAAAAAAATGGAGCTTTTAAACGAGGTTTTTGGAGTGGAGAGCATAGATCAAGCTTTGGTTTTTACTCGTACCAAAAGAAGTGCGGATAAATGTTCGTCTTATCTACATACTTTAGGCTTTAGCGTAGCTGCTTTGCATGGAGATAAAAGTCAAAGCGTGCGTTCAAAAACACTTGAGAAATTTAAAAACGGTAAAACAAAAATTCTTGTAGCAACGGATATAGCAGCGCGCGGATTAGACATAAAAGAACTTCCGTTTGTTATAAATTTAGAGCTTCCAAATGTGCCTGAGGATTATGTTCATAGGATAGGTAGAACAGGACGCGCCGGAAATGATGGCGTTGCGATATCTTTGGTTTGCGTTGATGAGTTTAAGTTTTTAATCGATATTGAAAAATTGATCGATAAAAAACTAATAAGAGAAAGCTTTAGCGGATTTGAAGCCGATCTAAGAGTAAAACCTCAGCCTATCAGACGTGGACAAAATATGAACAAAAGCTCAGAACGAGATGACAGAAACGGAAATAAAATAGATAAAAAAGAGAGAAAGCCAAGAGAGTTTAATAGCGATAAAAAAGACGAGTCAAAACGCGGTAGAAATAGAGATGATTTTAAGGGTGAATTTAGGGACAGACCAAAAAAAGACGGCGATTTTAAACGTAAATTTAAAAAAGACGAGTCAAAACGCGAATACAGAAGAGATGGTGTCAAGAGTGAATTTTCAAAAGACAAAAAGGAATTTTCTAAAAATAGTCGCGCAAAAGATTCAAATAGTAGTTTTGATGGCGAAGCAAAAAGAGAATTCAAATTTAAAAAAGACGATAAAAAATTTGGCGAGAAAAAGAAATCTTTCGGCGATAAAAAATCTTTTGATGACAAAGACAAAAAATTTAGCGGCGAAAAGAAATTTAGCTCTGATAAAAAGCCTAGAAGTAGTGACAAAAGTTCTGATGAAAAATATTCTGGTAATAAATTTAGCCCGAAAAAGAAATTTGGAAGTGACAAACCAGACAGAGGCGATAAATTTACTAAAGACGCTCCAAAGCCAAGAGCTTCAAGCAGACCACGCAAACCACAATCTGATAAAAAATCCACTACAAAATAG
- a CDS encoding EexN family lipoprotein produces MRILTPVIGSLLFAGFLVGCGEEPKAKTVEYYKQNIPEAEARSKECKAAK; encoded by the coding sequence ATGAGAATTTTAACACCTGTAATTGGTTCTTTATTGTTTGCTGGATTTTTAGTTGGATGTGGTGAAGAGCCAAAGGCTAAAACAGTAGAATACTATAAACAAAATATACCTGAAGCAGAAGCTAGATCTAAGGAATGTAAAGCAGCTAAATAA
- a CDS encoding molybdopterin-guanine dinucleotide biosynthesis protein B yields MAVSGRSGSGKTTLIAKIASKLIEQGYKVAITKHDPGDKSKFDKEGKDSYLFSSLGADVAVVSPKRTTVLLQSGLFGGDERVGSEAHDNKTEEFSPSKTECENDLKKLISYFGEFDYLIVEGLKFIPLPRISVFRDEVDDRYKSFSDAYATNLDGFGNGNKPKFGLDDIENIIKWIDNNAKRV; encoded by the coding sequence GTGGCAGTTTCTGGCAGAAGCGGAAGCGGTAAAACTACGCTCATCGCAAAGATAGCAAGCAAGCTCATAGAACAGGGCTACAAAGTAGCTATCACAAAGCATGATCCAGGCGATAAGTCTAAATTTGACAAAGAGGGCAAAGATAGTTATCTTTTTAGTTCGCTTGGCGCAGACGTTGCAGTAGTAAGTCCAAAACGCACTACCGTGCTTTTGCAAAGCGGACTTTTTGGGGGAGATGAGCGCGTAGGCTCAGAGGCTCACGACAACAAAACAGAGGAATTCTCGCCTAGCAAAACAGAGTGTGAGAATGACCTAAAGAAGCTTATAAGCTATTTTGGCGAGTTTGATTATCTTATAGTCGAGGGGCTTAAGTTTATCCCATTGCCTCGCATAAGCGTATTTAGGGATGAGGTTGATGATAGATATAAGTCATTTAGTGATGCTTACGCTACAAATTTAGACGGTTTTGGTAATGGGAATAAGCCTAAATTTGGACTTGACGATATAGAAAATATCATAAAATGGATAGATAATAATGCAAAAAGGGTATAA
- a CDS encoding class 1 fructose-bisphosphatase, translating to MQEIIKTIEKIAVKISEELKYADLGYTDHANSTGDTQLKLDVKSDNIITQEFIGVSSVRSLVSEEKEDALDIHKDGEFIIAYDPLDGSSLVDVNFAVGSIFGVYKNELKPSNLVAAIYCIYGPRLEMVVCEDTPKLYRLDRDGSFKFKKDLSLKEKGKLNATGGTQKGWSGAHRDFIKTLFDEGYRLRYSGAMVSDLHQILLKGGGLFSYPATTDAPNGKLRVTFEVLPFAFIYERAGGATTNGENKSLFEINLEKIHQTTPCFFGSKYEINRLLEFYND from the coding sequence ATGCAAGAAATTATAAAAACTATAGAAAAAATCGCAGTTAAAATAAGCGAAGAGTTAAAATACGCCGACCTTGGCTACACGGATCATGCAAACTCCACAGGCGACACTCAGTTAAAACTTGATGTCAAAAGCGACAACATCATCACACAAGAGTTTATAGGAGTTTCAAGCGTAAGATCACTTGTAAGCGAGGAAAAAGAAGACGCGCTCGATATCCATAAAGACGGCGAGTTTATCATCGCTTATGATCCGCTTGACGGAAGTAGTTTGGTCGATGTAAATTTCGCCGTCGGAAGTATTTTCGGTGTATATAAAAACGAGTTAAAACCCTCAAATTTAGTAGCGGCGATCTACTGCATTTATGGACCTAGACTTGAAATGGTAGTGTGCGAAGATACTCCAAAACTTTACCGTTTAGATAGAGATGGAAGCTTTAAATTTAAAAAAGATCTAAGTCTAAAAGAAAAAGGTAAACTAAACGCGACTGGCGGTACTCAAAAAGGCTGGAGCGGGGCTCATAGAGACTTTATAAAAACTCTATTTGATGAGGGTTATCGCCTTAGATATAGTGGTGCCATGGTTAGTGATTTACATCAAATTCTACTTAAAGGCGGCGGACTTTTTAGTTATCCGGCTACAACTGACGCGCCAAACGGAAAGCTTAGAGTTACTTTTGAAGTTTTGCCTTTTGCTTTCATATATGAAAGAGCCGGCGGCGCTACTACAAATGGAGAAAACAAGTCTCTTTTTGAGATAAACTTAGAAAAAATTCACCAAACAACGCCTTGCTTTTTCGGCTCAAAATATGAAATAAACAGACTTTTAGAGTTTTACAATGACTGA
- the metG gene encoding methionine--tRNA ligase translates to MKKFITTPIYYVNDVPHIGHAYTTIIADTMARYYRLVGYDTFFLTGTDEHGQKIEEAAKAHCKTPKEYADEVSAKFRSLWDEFEISYDHFIRTTDDYHKFTAQNVFLKMYEKGDIYKGEYEGNYCVSCETFFPQNQLIDDEFCPDCGKKTRIVKEESYFFKLSDYQDKLLKWYEKGNCILPKGKKNEVISFVKGGLKDLSITRTSFEWGVKLPSSLNEPRHVMYVWLDALINYLSALGYTTDNKKMDYWNDTMHLVGKDILRFHAVYWPAFLMSLELPLPTSVAAHGWWTRDGKKMSKSIGNVVDPRAVANAYGLEAFRYFLLREVPFGQDGDFSQKALIDRINSELSNDLGNLLSRIVGMSSKYSNYEINSQNVTKLYLNELESAKTHLDQAIEAINEVATNRYLEELWKVLSLANASVAKYEPWNLIKEGKTDEANALVALVANLLAKVAVLLSPAMPKSSDKIAKTLGFEINTKTYNDIILKNELLNLKSSSTEPLFTKVESELMAVPDMSSAIKEENVSKDSEIKIDDFKKCVIKVGTILECNNIDGSDKLLKFKIDLGEANPRQIISGIAKFYDPKDLIGKQVCVLANLKPAKIFKHLSEGMILSAEDGKLVLLSTLAPVKNGSLVG, encoded by the coding sequence ATGAAAAAATTTATAACAACACCGATTTATTATGTAAATGACGTGCCTCATATAGGTCACGCGTACACAACTATTATAGCCGATACCATGGCTAGGTATTACCGTCTAGTAGGATATGATACGTTTTTTTTAACAGGAACCGATGAGCATGGTCAAAAGATAGAAGAGGCTGCTAAAGCACACTGTAAAACACCTAAAGAGTACGCCGATGAAGTAAGCGCTAAGTTTAGATCTCTTTGGGATGAGTTTGAGATTAGTTATGATCATTTTATAAGAACTACCGATGACTACCATAAATTTACCGCGCAAAATGTATTTTTAAAAATGTATGAAAAAGGTGATATATATAAAGGCGAATATGAAGGAAATTACTGCGTTAGTTGTGAGACGTTTTTTCCGCAAAATCAGCTGATAGATGATGAGTTTTGTCCGGATTGTGGTAAAAAAACAAGAATCGTCAAAGAAGAGAGTTATTTTTTCAAACTCTCGGACTATCAAGATAAGTTATTAAAATGGTATGAGAAGGGCAATTGTATACTTCCAAAAGGCAAGAAAAATGAGGTTATAAGCTTTGTAAAAGGCGGTTTAAAAGATCTATCTATCACTAGAACCAGTTTTGAATGGGGAGTGAAGCTTCCTAGTAGTTTAAATGAGCCGCGTCATGTTATGTACGTGTGGCTAGACGCGCTTATAAACTATCTTTCGGCGCTTGGCTATACTACCGATAACAAAAAAATGGATTATTGGAACGATACGATGCATTTAGTTGGAAAAGATATCTTAAGATTTCATGCCGTTTATTGGCCTGCGTTTTTGATGAGTTTAGAACTTCCTCTTCCTACTAGCGTGGCAGCTCACGGTTGGTGGACAAGAGATGGTAAGAAAATGAGTAAAAGTATAGGAAATGTAGTAGATCCAAGAGCCGTGGCAAATGCTTACGGACTTGAGGCTTTTAGGTATTTTTTGCTTCGCGAAGTACCGTTTGGTCAAGACGGTGATTTTTCGCAAAAAGCTCTTATTGATCGTATAAATAGCGAACTTAGTAATGATTTAGGAAATTTACTGAGCCGTATAGTAGGAATGAGCTCTAAATACTCAAATTATGAGATAAATAGCCAAAACGTAACTAAGCTTTATTTAAATGAGTTAGAATCTGCTAAAACTCATCTTGATCAAGCTATAGAAGCTATAAACGAAGTAGCTACAAATCGTTATTTGGAGGAGCTTTGGAAAGTTTTAAGTCTAGCAAACGCAAGTGTAGCAAAGTATGAACCTTGGAATTTGATAAAAGAGGGTAAAACAGACGAAGCAAACGCTTTAGTCGCTTTAGTAGCAAATTTACTTGCAAAAGTAGCTGTTTTATTAAGTCCGGCTATGCCAAAAAGTAGTGATAAAATAGCTAAAACTTTGGGCTTTGAGATAAATACTAAGACTTATAACGATATTATTTTGAAAAATGAGCTTTTAAATTTAAAATCAAGCAGCACGGAACCTCTTTTTACTAAAGTAGAATCCGAGCTTATGGCTGTTCCTGATATGAGCAGTGCAATCAAAGAAGAGAATGTTTCAAAAGACAGTGAGATAAAAATAGACGACTTTAAAAAATGTGTGATAAAAGTAGGAACTATCTTAGAGTGTAATAATATCGATGGTAGCGATAAACTTTTAAAATTTAAAATCGATCTTGGCGAAGCTAATCCGCGTCAGATCATAAGCGGTATCGCTAAATTTTACGATCCAAAAGATCTGATAGGAAAACAAGTTTGCGTTTTGGCAAATTTAAAACCAGCTAAGATATTTAAACATTTAAGCGAAGGCATGATACTTAGCGCAGAAGATGGTAAATTAGTACTTCTTAGCACTTTGGCGCCTGTAAAAAACGGAAGTTTAGTCGGATAA
- a CDS encoding Crp/Fnr family transcriptional regulator has translation MLIKEIPFFSGLNDEDLKRLENISVIKSYKKDEFLFMEGDEPQWFNVLVKGTIKIYKSTPKGKEIFLHTLRPISLVAELVNFENISYPASGVFLNNAEVLRINYNKFKTDFLSNPSICFELLKSLSQKLRIMNGVLQNELTLKSDAKVAKFIVENPDLFSTIKHTQIASILNIAPETLSRTISQFKQQGIIKLDDNLNLTFKDNEKLISLFNI, from the coding sequence ATGTTGATAAAAGAAATTCCATTTTTTAGCGGTTTGAATGATGAGGATTTAAAAAGACTTGAAAATATATCTGTGATAAAAAGTTATAAAAAAGATGAATTTTTGTTTATGGAAGGAGATGAACCACAATGGTTTAATGTGCTTGTAAAAGGTACTATTAAAATTTATAAAAGCACTCCAAAAGGAAAAGAGATATTTTTACATACGCTTCGTCCTATATCCTTAGTTGCCGAGCTTGTAAATTTTGAAAATATCTCATATCCGGCAAGCGGAGTATTTTTAAACAACGCCGAGGTTCTACGTATAAATTATAATAAATTTAAAACAGATTTCTTATCGAATCCGTCTATTTGCTTTGAACTTTTAAAATCTCTTTCGCAAAAACTTAGGATTATGAATGGTGTATTGCAAAATGAACTAACTTTGAAAAGCGATGCTAAGGTAGCGAAATTTATAGTAGAAAATCCTGATCTATTTTCCACTATCAAACATACTCAGATAGCGTCTATACTAAATATAGCTCCAGAAACTTTATCTAGAACTATAAGCCAGTTTAAGCAACAAGGCATTATAAAATTAGATGATAATCTAAATTTAACCTTTAAAGATAATGAAAAGCTTATAAG